In Spartobacteria bacterium, the genomic stretch GCGTTCATCAAACAGAAAATCACCTGCACGCATAGCCCACACCCAGCCGGCATGGAGTCCGATACAGAGATACACACTCCCGTAGCGGGCGTATAAAAAACACATGGTCAGGCCCATAAAGAAGAGCAGATAAATTTTGTAACCTTCATAGGGCCAATAAAAATCTTGCCAGGTGTAGCAGTACGGCATCAACCGAAAAGCGGAATCCCATCCTGCTTTTACGGTGCTGAAGGGGGCATCCGGCTTTGCAAAATGAATGGCTGCGAACAATAGACTGGCCAACACGGCACCACTCCACACGCCAATCGCTTCACGCATGGCACCGAAAATAACCCCGCGAAACAGCCATTCTTCTAAATAACCGACGGTCAGCCCGGTGATAAGAGCCAATCCAATCCGTGTCGCTATTTTTGAAGTAAACGGTTCGATCGTATAAGCACCGATACCCCATGCCACAACCAGCATCAACCCCAAGCTGACCAATCCCAAACCCACTCCAATCAGCATGGAGCGCAACCAGTGCGTACCGCGAGCAAAGCCCTGATGTTCGCGCCCTCGCAAACCCGCTACTTTGATCATCAGCACAGAGGCCACGAGAAATGCCAAC encodes the following:
- a CDS encoding CPBP family intramembrane metalloprotease, which codes for MLSMNETRSFGQRALLFAEICGLFIAAVVLTGLLTPWIYNVLIWLGRSFELLQFLRNLSFERVASRCLLLAFLVASVLMIKVAGLRGREHQGFARGTHWLRSMLIGVGLGLVSLGLMLVVAWGIGAYTIEPFTSKIATRIGLALITGLTVGYLEEWLFRGVIFGAMREAIGVWSGAVLASLLFAAIHFAKPDAPFSTVKAGWDSAFRLMPYCYTWQDFYWPYEGYKIYLLFFMGLTMCFLYARYGSVYLCIGLHAGWVWAMRAGDFLFDERVTDIYPRLFGPTPGVVKSGVALIVSVVFCAASMALYVRRPGRIT